The proteins below are encoded in one region of Carettochelys insculpta isolate YL-2023 chromosome 32, ASM3395843v1, whole genome shotgun sequence:
- the LOC142004554 gene encoding olfactory receptor 10S1-like: MEAGNQTPVTEFILEGLPNTRELPSLFFLLFLLIYLLTLLGNTLTLLTVLCDPQLHTLPMYCFLGHLSVLDACLSSVTVPKIMAGLLGPEGRAISFHSCVVQLYTFHFLASTECFLYTVMAYDRFLAICHPLRYSMMMSRKTCMGLAASTWLTGSVHAAIHTTLTFRLPYCGPNLVEYFFCDIPPVLKLACADTATNQVVILANIGAVAACCFLMICISYAYIVVAILKIRTSEGKQQAFSTCSAHLILLLFYSAPSIFIYLHPFSSQSSDGSVAVFYTAVTPLLNPFIYTLRNKEMKKAMRKLACGEGLSRHA; encoded by the coding sequence atggaggcaggaaacCAAACGCCGGTGACAGAATTCATCCTGGAGGGACTCCCCAACACCAGAGAGCTGccctccctcttcttcctcctcttcctcctcatctacctgctcaccctgctgGGCAACACCCTCACACTGCTGACTGTGCTCTGTGACCCCCAACTCCACACCCTGCCCATGTACTGCTTCCTGGGCCACCTCTCCGTCCTTGACGCCTGCCTATCCTCTGTCACCGTGCCCAAGATCATGGCTGGCTTGCTGGGGCCTGAGGGCAGGGCCATCTCCTTCCACAGCTGTGTGGTTCAGCTCTACACCTTCCATTTCCTGGCGAGCACCGAGTGCTTCCTCTACACGGTGATGGCTTACGACCGCTTCTTGGCCATCTGCCACCCCCTGCGATACAGCATGATGATGAGCAGAAAGacctgcatggggctggcagccagcaccTGGCTCACCGGCTCAGTCCATGCCGCGATCCACACCACCCTGACCTTCCGCCTGCCCTACTGCGGCCCCAACTTGGTGGAGTACTTCTTCTGCGACATCCCCCCTGTGCTGAAGCTGGCCTGTGCCGACACGGCCACCAACCAAGTCGTCATCCTGGCCAATATCGGGGCAGTGGCAGCCTGCTGCTTCCTGATGATCTGCATTTCCTACGCCTACATAGTTGTTGCCATCCTGAAGATCCGCACATCTGAGGGGAAGCAAcaggccttctccacctgcagtgCCCACCTCATCCTGTTGCTGTTTTACTCTGCACCCTCAATTTTCATATACCTGCATCCTTTTTCTAGCCAATCTTCTGATGGGTCTGTGGCCGTGTTCTACACAGCAGTCACCCCTCTGCTGAACCCCTTCatatacactctgaggaacaaggaGATGAAAAAGGCCATGAGGAAACTGGCCTGTGGAGAAGGACTTTCTCGGCATGCATAA
- the LOC142004556 gene encoding olfactory receptor 10S1-like, with protein MEAGNQTPVTEFILEGLPNTRDLPSLFFLLFLLIYLLTLLGNALTLLTVLCDPQLHTLPMYCFLGHLSVLDACLSSVTVPKIMAGLLGPEGRAISFHSCVVQLYTFHFLGSTECFLYTVMAYDRFLAICHPLRYSTMMSRKTCMGLAASTWLTGSVHAAIHTTLTFRLPYCGPNLVEYFFCDIPPVLKLACADTAANQVVILANIGGVAAICFLLICISYAYIIAAILKIRTSEGKQQAFSTCSAHLILVVLYSGPSVFIYLHPFSSQSSDGSVAVFYTAVTPLLNPFIYTLRNKEMKKAVRKLACGEGFSRHA; from the coding sequence atggaggcaggaaacCAAACGCCGGTGACAGAATTCATCCTGGAGGGTCTCCCCAACACCAGAGATCTGccctccctcttcttcctcctcttcctcctcatctACCTGCTCACACTGCTGGGTAACGCCCTCACACTGCTGACTGTGCTCTGTGACCCCCAACTCCACACCCTGCCCATGTACTGCTTCCTGGGCCACCTCTCCGTCCTCGACGCCTGCCTCTCCTCCGTCACTGTGCCCAAGATCATGGCTGGCTTGCTGGGGCCTGAGGGCAGGGCCATCTCCTTCCACAGCTGTGTGGTGCAGCTCTACACCTTCCATTTCCTGGGAAGCACCGAGTGCTTCCTCTACACGGTGATGGCTTACGACCGCTTCttggccatctgccatcccctgcGCTACAGCACCATGATGAGCAGAAAGacctgcatggggctggcagccagcaccTGGCTCACCGGCTCAGTCCATGCCGCGATCCACACCACCCTGACCTTCCGCCTGCCCTACTGCGGCCCCAACTTAGTGGAGTACTTCTTCTGCGACATCCCCCCTGTGCTGAAGCTGGCCTGTGCCGACACGGCCGCCAACCAAGTCGTCATCCTGGCCAATATCGGGGGAGTGGCAGCCATCTGCTTCCTGCTGATCTGCATTTCCTACGCCTACATAATTGCTGCCATCCTGAAGATCCGCACGTCTGAGGGGAAGCAAcaggccttctccacctgcagcgCCCACCTCATCTTGGTGGTATTATACTCTGGGCCCTCAGTTTTCATATACCTGCATCCTTTTTCTAGCCAATCGTCAGACGGGTCTGTGGCCGTGTTCTACACGGCAGTCACCCCTCTGCTGAACCCCTTCATATACACCCTGAGGAACAAGGAGATGAAAAAGGCTGTGAGGAAACTGGCTTGTGGAGAAGGATTTTCTCGGCATGCATGA